A genomic window from Pseudoalteromonas piratica includes:
- a CDS encoding PLP-dependent decarboxylase, which produces MSFLSTQQRQVLAELCQQNDTPFYVYDLDKLEAHLTTLTSQNVVKLWYAVKANPLSEIIKTLDKCGFDFDVASSGELNQVLGQGIDAKRVLNTGPAKSKKQIQHFLSKGVRTFVAESHNQVAWLNQAASEHNITLQILLRVQLRWPDSEKNPLGGDSLTPFGLGIEDWATLNITDFPALDFAGLHIFQWGNMLSSDKLAELWRAMIAPLQNLSAQLGFKLRILDLGGGLGIPYTANDQHLVWPQLLDALDNIKQSVGCEELWMELGRYAVGEIGFYANPVIEQKQNYGANQLIVAGGINHILRPAVTNQAFPAELLRQSSEATKSFLVHGPLCTALDSLGEFSLASDINETDWLIFAQCGAYGFTESMPYFLCHELPAEYTFKQGQISCVRQPETADYYLR; this is translated from the coding sequence ATGAGCTTCTTGAGCACACAACAGCGTCAAGTGCTGGCAGAGCTATGCCAGCAAAACGATACCCCCTTTTATGTTTATGATCTCGATAAACTAGAAGCGCATTTAACCACGTTAACATCTCAAAATGTGGTGAAGCTCTGGTATGCCGTTAAAGCCAATCCGCTTTCAGAGATTATTAAAACGTTAGATAAATGCGGTTTTGACTTTGATGTAGCAAGCAGTGGCGAGCTAAATCAGGTATTAGGTCAAGGCATAGACGCAAAACGTGTGCTCAACACTGGACCTGCTAAATCGAAAAAGCAGATCCAACACTTTCTCAGCAAAGGTGTTCGCACCTTTGTTGCTGAAAGTCATAATCAAGTGGCTTGGCTAAACCAAGCAGCTAGCGAACATAACATAACACTGCAAATCTTATTGCGGGTGCAACTGCGCTGGCCAGACAGTGAGAAAAACCCACTTGGCGGTGATAGCCTCACCCCTTTTGGTCTCGGCATTGAGGATTGGGCTACATTAAATATTACGGACTTTCCAGCGCTCGACTTTGCTGGATTACATATTTTCCAGTGGGGCAATATGCTCAGCAGTGACAAGCTTGCTGAACTATGGCGAGCCATGATTGCACCACTACAAAATTTAAGTGCACAGCTTGGATTTAAACTACGCATTTTAGATTTAGGCGGTGGTTTAGGTATTCCTTACACAGCAAATGATCAACACTTAGTATGGCCGCAATTATTAGATGCGCTCGATAACATCAAACAGTCTGTTGGCTGTGAAGAGCTGTGGATGGAGCTCGGCCGTTACGCCGTAGGCGAAATTGGCTTTTACGCAAATCCAGTTATTGAGCAAAAACAAAATTATGGCGCTAATCAACTCATTGTCGCTGGCGGCATAAATCATATTTTACGCCCTGCGGTAACTAATCAAGCATTTCCAGCCGAATTACTTCGCCAATCAAGTGAAGCGACTAAATCATTTTTAGTACATGGGCCACTTTGTACAGCACTGGATAGCCTTGGTGAATTTTCGTTAGCGTCAGATATAAATGAAACGGACTGGCTGATCTTTGCTCAGTGCGGAGCATATGGTTTTACTGAAAGTATGCCGTATTTTCTGTGCCACGAACTGCCAGCCGAATACACCTTTAAACAAGGCCAAATAAGCTGTGTAAGACAGCCAGAAACTGCCGATTATTACCTGAGGTAG
- a CDS encoding succinylglutamate desuccinylase/aspartoacylase family protein — translation MNQITQENIQVGEIANGLPLTIPVYRLEGNGSGPNVYIQANMHGAEVQGNAVIYQLLEKLKHATLASSVTLVPYANPIGCNQKSGEFTLGRFDPITGTNWNRMYQDHSHLVNDFVAEFIDADIETIKREFQQRLIDTTSAILDGPSYALNTGKRIALNLQKLAHQADIVLDLHTGPISAKHLYCPTYAKNSARYFDIEHVLLIPNEFDGAMDEANFCPWWQLSETYQAAGRDIPVLVEAFTVELGSQEKIDLSEAENDANSILSYLTYKEALLNSQFKPQPITRYACYLNDYLAFYAPMGGMVEYTAELGSHIKTGDTIAKILRMERYLSEQPLNNITLDKDAITILHFASASVNQGTELYKFFTNYFEL, via the coding sequence ATGAACCAAATAACACAAGAAAATATTCAAGTGGGTGAGATTGCTAATGGCTTACCACTGACAATTCCTGTTTATCGTCTTGAAGGAAACGGCTCAGGACCAAATGTGTATATTCAAGCGAATATGCATGGCGCAGAAGTGCAAGGCAATGCCGTAATTTATCAACTACTAGAAAAACTTAAACACGCTACTTTAGCTTCAAGCGTTACGCTAGTTCCTTATGCTAACCCCATTGGTTGCAACCAAAAATCAGGAGAATTTACTCTGGGTCGTTTTGATCCTATTACCGGTACCAACTGGAACCGTATGTATCAAGATCACTCACATCTTGTAAATGACTTTGTAGCTGAGTTTATCGACGCCGATATTGAAACCATTAAACGTGAATTTCAACAACGCTTAATCGATACTACGAGTGCTATTTTAGATGGCCCGAGTTATGCGCTAAATACAGGAAAACGTATTGCACTTAACTTACAAAAATTAGCACACCAAGCTGATATAGTGCTCGATTTACATACCGGACCAATTTCAGCTAAGCATTTATATTGCCCAACTTATGCTAAAAACAGCGCGCGCTATTTCGATATTGAACATGTTTTATTAATTCCAAATGAATTTGATGGTGCGATGGACGAAGCCAATTTTTGCCCATGGTGGCAATTAAGTGAAACGTATCAAGCTGCTGGACGAGATATCCCTGTGTTGGTTGAAGCCTTTACCGTTGAGCTTGGTTCACAAGAAAAAATTGATCTTAGCGAAGCTGAAAACGATGCAAATAGCATCTTAAGCTATTTAACCTATAAAGAAGCGTTGCTTAACTCACAGTTTAAGCCACAACCAATTACGCGCTATGCATGTTACTTAAATGATTATCTAGCGTTCTACGCTCCTATGGGTGGCATGGTTGAATACACCGCAGAGTTAGGCAGTCATATAAAGACAGGCGATACCATTGCCAAAATTTTACGCATGGAGCGCTATTTATCAGAGCAACCACTAAATAACATCACCCTTGATAAAGATGCCATAACCATCTTGCATTTCGCTTCAGCAAGTGTAAATCAAGGCACTGAGCTATATAAATTTTTCACAAATTATTTTGAATTGTAA
- a CDS encoding phospholipase A, protein MRLLVPGLLLALTSSFALANETPSEKELAKQCILNELAAGDDSQTLAEVKKKCLKITDMDDMSAIDKRVIREKVTTNNPNVITPHKRNYILPITYMDRPKFTPAASDPNLKGAPLDDLEAKFQLSLKVPLYQSKSDLDQAFYFGFTLQSYWQLYNNEISSPFRETNYQPEIFWLNLLDDENRLWGDEMGVAIGFEHQSNGRNIPLSRSWNRIYANLFWEQNGFVFSFRPWYRVPEEEKLDEDDPTGDDNPDIHEYMGHFEFATIYRYEEHEFTVMLRNNLKSDNKGAVQLDWSFPAWGRLRGYAQYYNGYGESLIDYNQHIERFGVGILLTDFL, encoded by the coding sequence ATGCGCCTTTTAGTTCCTGGTTTACTACTCGCACTGACCAGCTCATTTGCACTTGCAAACGAAACCCCTTCTGAAAAAGAACTCGCCAAACAATGTATTTTAAATGAACTGGCAGCTGGTGATGACTCGCAAACACTTGCCGAAGTGAAAAAGAAATGCCTGAAAATAACCGACATGGACGATATGTCAGCTATTGATAAGCGCGTTATTAGAGAAAAGGTTACGACTAATAACCCAAATGTAATTACACCACATAAACGGAATTACATTTTACCCATCACGTATATGGATAGACCGAAGTTTACACCTGCGGCGAGTGATCCTAATTTAAAGGGTGCGCCACTAGATGATTTGGAAGCTAAATTTCAACTGTCACTCAAAGTACCCTTGTACCAAAGTAAATCAGATTTAGATCAAGCATTTTATTTTGGTTTTACATTGCAGTCCTATTGGCAACTCTACAATAATGAAATTTCATCGCCGTTTCGTGAAACAAATTATCAACCTGAGATTTTCTGGTTGAACTTACTCGATGATGAAAATCGCTTATGGGGCGATGAAATGGGTGTAGCAATTGGCTTTGAACACCAATCCAATGGTCGTAATATCCCACTTTCACGCTCATGGAATCGTATTTATGCAAATCTGTTTTGGGAGCAAAACGGGTTTGTTTTTAGTTTCAGACCTTGGTACCGCGTGCCTGAGGAAGAAAAGCTTGATGAAGACGACCCTACCGGTGATGATAACCCTGATATCCATGAATATATGGGACATTTTGAGTTTGCTACGATTTATCGCTATGAAGAGCATGAATTTACTGTCATGTTACGCAACAACTTAAAGTCAGATAACAAAGGTGCTGTGCAGCTTGATTGGTCATTCCCAGCGTGGGGACGGTTACGTGGCTATGCGCAATATTATAATGGTTATGGCGAAAGCTTAATTGATTACAACCAGCATATTGAACGCTTTGGTGTAGGTATTTTATTAACCGACTTTTTATAA
- the typA gene encoding translational GTPase TypA, translating into MSIEKLRNIAIIAHVDHGKTTLVDKLLEQSGTLETRGGNEERVMDSNDIEKERGITILAKNTAIEWNDYHINIVDTPGHADFGGEVERVLSMVDSVLLLVDAQEGPMPQTRFVTQKAFALGLKPIVVINKIDKPGARPDWVMDQVFDLFDNLGATDEQLDFQVIYASAINGWATMDLDEPSDNMQPMFEAIVDQVAKPDADPEGAFQMQISQLDYNSYIGVIGVGRIKRGTVKVNQQVTIVGADGSKRNGKVGQVLTYLGLDRHEAEQAQAGDIIAITGLGELKISDTVCDVNQVEALPALSVDEPTVTMTFSVNTSPFSGQEGKFVTSRNILERLQAELVHNVALRVEETDNPDSFRVSGRGELHLGILIENMRREGYELAVSRPEVILREVDGQLEEPYETVTVDVEEEHQGSIMEQLGLRKAEMTDMAPDGKGRIRMDFMMPSRGLIGFQTDFMTLTSGSGLMYHTFDHYGPHKGGNIGQRKNGVLIANATGKALTNALFNLQDRGKLFIGHGVEVYEGMIIGIHARDNDLTVNALKGKQLTNVRASGTDEAQNLVPPIIMSLEQALEFIDDDELVEVTPESIRIRKKLLTESERKRASREAKKA; encoded by the coding sequence ATGAGTATCGAAAAATTACGTAATATTGCGATTATCGCGCACGTTGACCACGGTAAAACAACACTAGTTGATAAGCTACTTGAACAATCAGGTACATTAGAAACACGTGGCGGTAATGAAGAACGTGTAATGGATTCAAATGATATCGAGAAAGAGCGCGGTATTACAATCCTAGCTAAAAACACTGCAATTGAATGGAATGACTACCACATTAACATCGTAGACACTCCGGGACACGCCGACTTTGGTGGTGAAGTAGAACGTGTTCTTTCAATGGTAGATTCAGTATTACTACTTGTTGATGCGCAAGAAGGTCCGATGCCACAAACGCGCTTCGTTACGCAAAAAGCATTCGCATTAGGTCTTAAGCCGATTGTTGTTATCAACAAAATCGACAAGCCAGGCGCGCGCCCTGATTGGGTAATGGACCAAGTATTCGACTTATTCGATAACCTAGGTGCTACTGATGAACAGCTTGATTTCCAAGTTATCTATGCATCAGCAATCAATGGTTGGGCAACGATGGATCTTGATGAGCCATCAGACAACATGCAACCTATGTTTGAAGCAATTGTTGATCAAGTAGCAAAGCCAGACGCGGATCCTGAAGGCGCATTCCAAATGCAAATTTCACAGCTTGACTACAACTCATATATCGGTGTTATCGGTGTAGGTCGTATCAAGCGTGGTACGGTTAAAGTTAACCAGCAGGTAACGATTGTTGGTGCGGATGGTTCTAAGCGTAATGGTAAAGTAGGTCAGGTACTTACTTATTTAGGCCTTGATCGTCACGAAGCTGAACAAGCGCAAGCTGGCGACATCATCGCAATTACAGGTTTGGGTGAGCTTAAAATCTCTGACACAGTATGTGATGTAAACCAAGTTGAAGCACTTCCAGCACTTTCTGTTGATGAACCAACAGTAACTATGACATTCTCTGTAAATACTTCACCTTTCTCAGGTCAAGAAGGTAAGTTCGTTACTTCACGTAACATTCTTGAGCGTTTACAAGCTGAACTAGTTCACAACGTTGCACTACGTGTTGAAGAAACAGATAACCCAGATAGCTTCCGCGTATCAGGTCGTGGTGAGCTTCACTTAGGTATCTTAATCGAGAACATGCGTCGTGAAGGTTACGAGCTTGCAGTATCTCGTCCAGAAGTAATCCTTCGCGAAGTAGATGGTCAATTAGAAGAACCATACGAAACAGTAACAGTTGACGTTGAAGAAGAGCACCAAGGTTCAATCATGGAACAACTTGGTCTGCGTAAAGCTGAAATGACTGATATGGCACCAGATGGTAAAGGCCGTATCCGTATGGACTTTATGATGCCTTCACGTGGTCTAATCGGTTTCCAAACTGACTTTATGACACTGACGTCTGGTTCAGGTTTAATGTACCACACGTTCGATCATTATGGTCCTCACAAAGGCGGTAACATTGGTCAGCGTAAGAACGGTGTACTTATTGCTAACGCAACAGGTAAAGCGCTTACTAACGCACTATTCAACCTACAAGACCGCGGTAAACTATTCATTGGTCACGGTGTAGAAGTATACGAAGGTATGATCATCGGTATTCACGCGCGTGATAACGACCTTACAGTTAATGCGCTTAAAGGTAAGCAGCTTACTAACGTTCGTGCATCAGGTACTGATGAAGCACAAAACCTTGTGCCACCAATCATTATGTCTCTTGAGCAAGCGCTTGAGTTTATCGATGATGATGAACTAGTAGAAGTAACGCCTGAAAGCATTCGTATTCGTAAGAAACTTCTTACTGAAAGCGAGCGTAAGCGTGCTAGCCGCGAAGCGAAAAAAGCCTAA
- the glnA gene encoding glutamate--ammonia ligase: MSHTVLQFIKENDVKFVDLRFTDTKGKEQHVSIPHHQADEDFFEDGKMFDGSSIAGWKGINESDMVLMPDADSAKLDPFAEETTLIVRCDVVEPSTLQGYERDPRSVAKRAEEYMRSTGIADTVLFGPEPEFFLFDDVKFKTDMSGSMYKIDAEEACWNSDKDYEGGNSGHRPGVKGGYFPVAPVDSSQDWRSATCLVLEEMGQVVEAHHHEVATAGQNEIATRFNTMVLKADEIQEMKYVIHNMAHLYGKTATFMPKPVVGDNGSGMHCHQSLAKDGQNIFAGDKYGGLSEEALYYIGGIIKHARAINAFANASTNSYKRLVPGFEAPVMLAYSARNRSASIRIPVVPSAKARRIEVRFPDPTANPYLAFSAMLMAGLDGIKNKIHPGEAMDKDLYDLPAEEAAEIPTVAGSLDEALAALDADREFLIQGGVFTDDLIDAYINLKSQEVEKLNSTTHPVEFEMYYSV, encoded by the coding sequence ATGTCACACACGGTTTTACAATTTATTAAGGAAAACGACGTTAAGTTTGTTGACCTTCGTTTCACTGATACAAAAGGTAAAGAGCAGCACGTTTCAATTCCTCATCACCAAGCTGACGAAGATTTCTTTGAAGATGGTAAAATGTTTGACGGTTCTTCAATTGCTGGTTGGAAAGGTATCAACGAATCTGACATGGTATTAATGCCTGATGCAGACTCAGCTAAACTTGACCCTTTTGCAGAAGAAACAACTTTAATCGTACGTTGTGATGTAGTTGAGCCTTCAACACTTCAAGGTTATGAGCGTGACCCACGTTCTGTTGCTAAGCGCGCTGAAGAATACATGCGTTCTACAGGTATCGCTGACACTGTTCTTTTCGGCCCTGAACCAGAATTTTTCCTATTCGACGATGTTAAGTTTAAAACTGACATGTCTGGTTCTATGTACAAAATCGATGCTGAAGAAGCGTGTTGGAATTCAGATAAAGATTACGAAGGCGGTAACTCAGGTCACCGTCCTGGCGTGAAAGGCGGTTATTTCCCGGTTGCTCCTGTTGATTCATCACAAGATTGGCGTTCAGCAACATGTCTTGTTCTAGAGGAGATGGGTCAAGTAGTTGAAGCACATCACCATGAAGTAGCTACAGCTGGCCAGAACGAGATCGCAACTCGCTTTAATACAATGGTACTTAAAGCAGATGAAATTCAAGAAATGAAATACGTTATCCACAACATGGCTCACCTTTACGGTAAAACAGCGACATTCATGCCGAAGCCAGTTGTAGGTGATAATGGTTCAGGTATGCACTGTCACCAATCACTTGCTAAAGATGGTCAAAACATCTTCGCAGGCGATAAGTACGGTGGTCTATCTGAAGAAGCACTTTACTACATCGGTGGTATTATCAAGCACGCTCGCGCAATCAATGCGTTTGCAAATGCGTCAACAAACTCTTACAAGCGTCTAGTACCAGGTTTTGAAGCGCCAGTTATGCTTGCATACTCTGCACGTAACCGCTCTGCATCAATCCGTATTCCTGTTGTACCTTCTGCAAAAGCGCGCCGTATTGAAGTTCGCTTCCCAGACCCAACAGCTAACCCATACTTAGCGTTCTCAGCAATGCTTATGGCTGGCCTTGACGGTATTAAGAACAAGATCCACCCAGGTGAAGCAATGGATAAAGATCTATACGATCTACCAGCTGAAGAAGCGGCTGAAATCCCAACTGTTGCGGGTTCACTTGACGAAGCACTTGCTGCACTAGATGCAGACCGTGAATTCTTAATTCAAGGTGGCGTATTCACTGATGACTTAATTGATGCGTACATCAACCTTAAGAGTCAAGAAGTAGAAAAATTAAACAGTACAACTCACCCTGTTGAGTTTGAAATGTACTACAGCGTGTAA
- a CDS encoding DUF4124 domain-containing protein, translating into MALKSTLLSLLIFLLLFPLADLAAKEIYMWRDENGVLVFSDTKRPGAKVISLADDKVTSMKKADTSVFEKNNTQTKIIEYGIQIVSPSHEETIRDNTGSLHVSARITPSFNPKFKAQLLFNGKRNTPPQSNAVFVMRNVDRGAHTLQAQLFDEEGNVVATSEQITFFMHRASSIAK; encoded by the coding sequence GTGGCTTTAAAAAGCACTCTGCTATCACTCTTAATTTTTCTACTGTTATTTCCTTTAGCAGACCTTGCTGCGAAAGAAATTTACATGTGGCGTGATGAAAATGGTGTTTTAGTATTTTCAGATACTAAGCGACCAGGCGCGAAAGTGATCTCACTCGCAGATGATAAAGTCACCAGTATGAAAAAAGCAGACACATCCGTCTTTGAAAAAAACAATACGCAAACAAAAATCATTGAATACGGCATTCAAATTGTTTCACCAAGCCATGAAGAAACGATTCGTGACAATACTGGCTCACTGCATGTTTCAGCCCGTATAACGCCAAGTTTTAATCCAAAATTCAAAGCACAACTTTTGTTTAATGGAAAACGAAATACACCTCCCCAATCAAATGCTGTATTTGTAATGCGTAACGTAGATAGAGGCGCGCATACCCTCCAAGCACAACTATTTGATGAAGAAGGTAACGTCGTGGCCACCAGCGAACAAATCACCTTTTTTATGCATCGTGCGAGCAGTATTGCAAAATAA
- the glnL gene encoding nitrogen regulation protein NR(II) encodes MLKDISNYSKLLENLTNCVLLVDGKFKLCYANTSASELFGISTKRIVATNFKQLFHHHSIDLNKILENTFNNGNDCVQHRANVVFIDGRHATISVSSRRIELDNTNLMLLECRSLNQELKHDQASHQMHQQSAARNLIRGLAHEIKNPLGGIRGAAQLLQYESDQQERVQCANLIIEQADRLTELVDRLLGPNQLPKKEWINIHQTLESVIKLSLLDNQHKIKLIKDYDPSIPDVYIDNGKIQQVLLNIVKNAQHALNKLAELGSITLKTRVKHHIRLHNKAFKNALLIQIIDNGPGIDDAIKETLFFPMVTNKDGGSGLGLAIAQTLIDQHRGYIECDSWQGHTEFNIYLPLSMEKPE; translated from the coding sequence ATGCTTAAAGACATCTCTAATTACAGTAAATTACTCGAAAACCTAACGAACTGCGTTTTGTTGGTCGATGGCAAATTTAAACTTTGTTACGCCAACACCAGTGCAAGTGAACTATTTGGTATTAGTACCAAACGTATTGTTGCGACTAATTTTAAGCAGTTATTCCATCATCATTCTATTGATTTAAATAAAATTCTTGAGAATACATTCAACAATGGTAACGACTGTGTTCAGCATCGCGCAAACGTTGTATTTATCGATGGTAGACATGCCACCATTAGTGTGTCATCAAGGCGTATTGAACTCGATAATACGAATTTAATGCTGCTTGAGTGCCGCTCATTAAACCAAGAATTAAAACATGACCAGGCATCTCATCAAATGCACCAACAAAGTGCAGCGCGTAATTTAATTCGCGGCCTAGCTCACGAAATCAAAAATCCGTTGGGTGGTATTCGGGGAGCAGCGCAGCTGCTGCAATATGAGAGCGATCAACAAGAGCGCGTGCAATGTGCAAACTTAATCATTGAGCAAGCAGATCGCCTCACAGAATTGGTTGACCGACTACTTGGTCCTAATCAGCTACCGAAAAAAGAGTGGATCAATATACATCAAACATTAGAGTCAGTAATTAAGCTCAGTTTGCTCGATAACCAACACAAAATTAAGCTAATAAAAGATTACGATCCGAGCATTCCCGATGTATACATAGATAATGGTAAAATCCAGCAAGTCTTACTTAACATTGTTAAGAATGCCCAACATGCCCTCAATAAGCTTGCCGAGTTAGGATCTATTACGCTTAAAACTCGCGTAAAGCACCATATACGTTTACACAACAAAGCTTTTAAAAACGCCTTACTGATTCAAATTATTGATAATGGCCCAGGCATCGATGATGCCATAAAAGAAACACTTTTCTTTCCCATGGTCACAAATAAAGATGGTGGTTCAGGTCTTGGTCTTGCCATCGCTCAAACCCTTATCGATCAACACCGCGGTTATATTGAATGTGATAGCTGGCAAGGCCACACCGAGTTTAATATTTATTTACCCCTTTCAATGGAGAAGCCAGAATGA